The Polynucleobacter necessarius genome window below encodes:
- the yidD gene encoding membrane protein insertion efficiency factor YidD yields MHPLNRVAIRLVRVYQLTLSPFLGMHCKYVPSCSQYACDCFNHYGFFKSCSLIMWRILRCNPWSQGGYDSAVKQTLQ; encoded by the coding sequence GTGCACCCCCTGAATAGGGTGGCCATTAGGTTGGTCAGAGTGTATCAACTTACTTTGAGCCCATTTTTGGGAATGCACTGTAAATACGTTCCTAGCTGCTCTCAATATGCATGCGACTGTTTCAATCATTATGGATTTTTCAAAAGCTGTAGCCTGATTATGTGGCGAATTTTGCGTTGTAACCCATGGTCACAGGGTGGTTATGATTCTGCGGTAAAACAAACACTTCAATAA
- a CDS encoding ribonuclease P protein component, which produces MNSARISELLKMRPQSSLCWGVYAASTQGKAKPDLGVAIAKKLATRAVDRNRLKRMIRELVWAAQADTLKKDVVVKLKKPIGRETKGRLRKKEKEILRSQFLELI; this is translated from the coding sequence TTGAATAGTGCAAGGATTTCTGAATTACTTAAGATGCGTCCGCAGTCAAGTTTGTGCTGGGGCGTATATGCTGCATCAACTCAAGGCAAAGCAAAGCCCGATTTGGGCGTTGCGATAGCAAAGAAGTTGGCCACAAGAGCTGTTGATAGAAACCGTCTCAAGAGAATGATTCGTGAGTTGGTTTGGGCTGCGCAAGCTGATACATTAAAAAAAGATGTTGTGGTTAAGTTGAAAAAGCCAATTGGTCGAGAGACAAAGGGCAGACTTAGAAAAAAAGAAAAAGAAATTTTGCGCTCTCAATTTTTGGAGCTAATTTAG
- the rpmH gene encoding 50S ribosomal protein L34, whose product MKRTYQPSVTRRKSTHGFRIRMKTKSGRAVLNARRAKGRKRLAVEFSH is encoded by the coding sequence ATGAAAAGAACTTACCAACCCTCAGTAACCCGTCGCAAGAGTACACATGGTTTTCGCATTCGTATGAAAACCAAAAGCGGACGCGCAGTTTTAAATGCCCGTCGCGCAAAGGGACGCAAGCGTTTGGCTGTTGAATTTAGCCATTGA
- the dnaA gene encoding chromosomal replication initiator protein DnaA: protein MSNLNNPPALNSISPLGFWDDAIGILSRELSPQQFKTWIQPLTLLSFVESDDSLTIGAPNRFKLDWIKKTFADRFQELASQYFGRQMNVGFTLAIEAIPAVTTLTSTNDDRDEKIGELGYPDSVMSVEENAFEIEDHSKLNPNLTFETFVTGKANQLARAASIQIAHNPGTSYNPMFLYGGVGLGKTHLIHAIGNHLLKKKPNARIRYIHAEQYVSDVVRAYQQKAFDRFKRYYHSLDLLLIDDIQFFSGKSRTQEEFFYAFEALLSNKSQVIITSDTYPKEIAGIDDRLISRFDSGLTVAIEPPELEMRVVILMKKAISEGIPMSEDVAFFVAKHLRSNVRELEGALRKILVFVRFHGREVTIEVARTALKDLLSIQNRQISVENIQKAVADFYSIKVVDMYSKKRPTNIARPRQIAMFMAKELTQKSLPEIGELFGGRDHTTVLHAVRKISDERAHDSQLNHEIHVIEQTLKS from the coding sequence ATGAGTAACTTAAACAATCCTCCCGCCTTGAATTCAATTAGCCCACTGGGGTTTTGGGATGATGCTATAGGCATTTTATCCCGCGAACTGTCACCCCAACAGTTTAAGACATGGATTCAGCCCCTTACTTTACTGTCTTTTGTTGAGAGTGATGACTCACTAACCATAGGGGCTCCCAATCGATTTAAGCTTGATTGGATCAAAAAAACTTTTGCTGACCGCTTCCAAGAGCTAGCCTCCCAATATTTTGGTCGCCAAATGAATGTAGGCTTTACCTTAGCGATCGAGGCGATACCAGCAGTCACCACATTAACATCAACCAATGATGATCGGGACGAAAAGATCGGCGAATTGGGATATCCTGATTCTGTAATGTCCGTAGAAGAGAATGCTTTTGAGATTGAAGATCACTCTAAGCTAAACCCAAATCTTACTTTTGAAACATTTGTTACAGGCAAAGCAAATCAGCTGGCTAGAGCAGCATCAATTCAGATCGCACACAATCCTGGCACCTCTTACAACCCAATGTTTTTATATGGTGGGGTGGGATTGGGCAAAACGCACTTAATTCACGCCATTGGAAATCACCTCTTAAAAAAAAAGCCAAACGCACGAATTCGCTACATTCATGCTGAACAGTATGTTTCCGATGTGGTGCGGGCTTATCAACAAAAGGCGTTTGATCGCTTTAAGCGCTATTACCACTCACTAGATCTACTGTTAATTGACGATATCCAATTTTTTAGTGGTAAGTCTAGGACCCAAGAAGAGTTCTTTTATGCATTTGAAGCTTTGCTCAGCAATAAGTCACAAGTAATCATTACAAGTGACACTTACCCCAAAGAGATAGCCGGTATAGATGATCGACTCATTTCACGCTTTGACTCTGGCTTAACCGTTGCAATCGAGCCCCCAGAGCTGGAAATGCGTGTCGTTATCTTAATGAAAAAGGCAATTAGTGAAGGCATCCCCATGAGCGAGGATGTTGCTTTTTTTGTTGCCAAACACCTTCGTTCGAATGTTCGTGAGTTAGAGGGCGCTTTACGTAAAATTCTTGTCTTCGTTCGATTTCATGGGCGCGAGGTCACTATTGAGGTAGCAAGAACGGCCTTAAAAGACCTACTTTCTATTCAAAATCGACAAATTTCTGTCGAGAATATCCAAAAAGCCGTTGCTGATTTTTATAGTATTAAGGTTGTCGACATGTATTCAAAAAAACGGCCAACAAACATTGCCAGGCCGCGTCAAATTGCCATGTTTATGGCTAAAGAATTGACCCAAAAGAGCCTCCCAGAGATTGGTGAATTGTTTGGAGGAAGAGATCACACCACTGTTTTACATGCTGTGCGCAAGATTTCCGATGAGCGAGCGCATGATAGTCAACTCAATCATGAGATCCATGTAATTGAGCAGACGTTGAAATCATAA